GGCGCGAGGTCTCCGGAGCAGCCGAGGGAGCCGTACTCGTGCACGACCGGCGTGATCCCCGCGTTCAGGACGTCCACCATGGTCTGTGCGACCTCGGGGCGTACGCCGGTGTGCCCGGAGGCCACGGTCTTCAGCCGCAGGAACATCAGGGCGCGGACGACCTCGCGCTCGACGCGCGGACCCATACCGGCGGCGTGCGAGCGGACGATGTTGCGCTGCAGCTGGGTGCGCAGGTCGTGACCGATGTGCCGGGTGGCCAGGGCGCCGAACCCGGTCGAGACCCCGTACACCGGCTCGGGCTTCGCGGCCAGGGCGTCCACGATCGCGCGCGCGGCGGAGAGCGCGGAGAGCGCGTCGTCGGAGAGCTCGATCCTGGCGTTGCCGCGGGCCACGGCGATGACGTCTTCGGCGGTGGTCCCGGACGTCCCCACCACGACAGTGTGCATATCCATATTCAGCACCCTACGGATTGAATCCCTCTCTGTCACGGGGTGGGCGGCCGGGACCGGTGACGGCCTGCGAACGACTGCCCGGACGCGGCCTCGCACATGCCCGGAGGAGCCGGCGGCCGACCCGGGACGCGGCGCGGACACGACAGCCCGGGGGCCTGCCGCTGCGGAAGCGCACCCGGAACGAGCCCCGGCAGCACCGCGAGCACCGCGAGCACCGCGAGCACCGCGAGCACCGCGAGCACCGCGAGCACCGCGAGCACCGCGAGCACCGCGAGCACCGCGAGCACCGCGAGCACCGCGAGCACCGCGAGCACCGCGAGCACCGCGACCACCGCGACCACCGCGACCACCGCGACCACCGCGACCACCGCGACCACCGCGACCACCGCGACCACCGCGACCACCGCGACCACCGCGACCACCGCGACCACCGGCGGGAACGACCGCCCCGGCAGGCGCGGCAGGCGCGGCAGGCGCGGCACGGACGGGCGCACCGCGGAAGCGCCCCGCGACGGCTCGCACCGCGGCCGCGACTCAGTGGCGGGCGTCCCGGAAACGGCGGCGGTCCTGCGGCGACGGCGGCGGGGTGTCCGCCAGCGGGAGCACCGAGTCGTCCCGGCCCGCGACCACCGGCCCCGTCGCCCGGGCGGCCTTCGCGCGGTACTGCGCGGCGTCCGCGAGGCGGAACAGCCGGCGGGCGGAGCGGACCGCGCCGATCGGGTCGCCGGTGGACGCGACGCCGCACGCGACCCCCTCCCCCAGTTTCAACTCACCGGCCCGCTCACAGAGTTCCTCGGCGACCTTCACGACGTCGTCGGCGGACGGGCCCGCCGTGAGCAGACAGAACTCGTCTCCGCCGAGCCGGGCGGCCAGCGCCCCCGGCAGCATCGCACCGCACAGCGACAGCACCGATCCGAAGCGTTCCAGCAGCCGGTCGCCCGCCGCGTGGCCGTGGGTGTCGTTGACCCGCTTGAGTCCGTTGAGGTCGCACACCACCAGCGAGACCACGGAGCCGTCCACCCGGTGCCGCTCCAGCACCTCGTCCAGCCGGACGTCGACGGCCCGCCGGTTCGCGAGCCCGGTCAGCGGATCGGTGAACGCGAGCCTGCGGACCTCCTCCAGCCGCTCCTGCTGCGCGATCCCGGCTGCCACGACCTGGGCGAGCACGGTCGCGAAGTCCGCGTCGTCCCGGTCGAACACGGCCTCCCCCGCGGGACGGGCTACGTACAGCTCGCCCCAGGCCCGGCCGTGCAGCACGATCGGCGCGACGACGCAGCAGCCGCGCCCGCGCTGCCGCAGCGCGTCGACCCGCTGGTGACTGTAGCCGTGTTCGCCCTCCGCCATGCCGTCCGCCGTCTCCACCCAGGCGCGCGGAGCACCGCCCCCCGCCCACTGCTCGTGCAGGAACTCGGTGATCTCGGGGAAGCGGTGCACCGGATAGGTCTCGCCGTCCGGGAACTCCTCCTCGTCCGGGGCTCGGGCCCCCGCGTTCACGAGCACCTTCAGACGCCCCCGATCCCGCTCCCAGACGGAGAGCGCGGCGAAACTCCCCCTCAGCGCGTCACACGCGGCCGCCGCCGCGCCACGCCACAGCTCCCGCGGTGTGCGTGCGGCCGCCATCGCCTGTGCCAACGCCACGACGGCTCGCAGCCGGACATCCTCACCCATTACCCCAGCTTAGGGATTTTCGTACGGGTTTCACTCGCCGGGCCACTCCGGCTTCCGCTTCTCGTTGAAGGCCGCGACACCCTCGGCGCGGTCGCCGGAGAACGCCACCGAACGCCATGCCGCGTCCTCGACGTCGAGCCCCGCCCGCAGGTCGAGCCCGTGGCCGAGCCGCAGCGCCCGCTTCGCGGCCCGCAGACCGACCGGGGAGTTGGCTGCCATGCGGACCGCCAGGGCGAGGGCGGCGGGGCGGGCGTCGTCGGCGAGCTCGTCGACCAGGCCCAACTCCCGGGCCTCGGCGGCCTCCACGCGCCGCGCCGTGAACACCAGCTCGGCCGCCCGCGCCGCGCCGACGCGCCGCGGCAGCAGCTGCGTACCGCCGCCGCCGGGGATCACACCGACGGACACCTCGGGCAGGCCGACGACGGCCGTCGCGTCGGCCACGATCACATCGCAGGAGAGTGCCAGCTCGAACCCGCCGCCCAGTGCGAAGCCGTGCACCGCCGCGATCGTGGGCATCGGCAGTTCCAGCACCCCGGCGTACGCGGCGCGGGCGGTCGGGCGCTGCCGGACCAACTCGGCGTCCGTGAAGGAGTTGCGCTCCTTGAGGTCGGCACCGACGCAGAAGGCCCGGTCGTTCGACGAGGTCACGACGGCCACCCGGACGGACCGGTCCGCCGCGAGCGCGTCACAGGCCGCGGCGATGGAACCGGCCATCCCAGTGGAGACCGCGTTCATGGCTTTGGGCCGGTCGAGCACCAGCTCTGCGACGTGCCCGCCCTCGTGGCGGCGTACGGCGACGAACTCCCCGAAGCGCTGCTCGGACACGCTTTCGGACCCGACCTCGGAGCTGATCTCGGACATAGTCGACGACCTCCCGGTTAACGATGGTTCACCGGGAGGTGATCCTAGGCCGGGCGCCGCGTCAACAGCCAGGGCTCCACCACGCCGAGCCCGCGCACCGGCCGCTGCCACATGGGCTGCAGTGCGAAGCGGTACGACGGGGGCTCCTCGCCCTCCTTCTCGGCGGCGGCCGCCGCCTCCGCGGCCTCCGCCTCCGACGTGGGCGCGTCGCCGGTGCGGGCCAGCTCCTCCGCGAACGCCCCGTCCACCAGGACGGCGTCCTTCGGCGCTATCGAGGTCAGCCGGCTCGCCAGGTTCACCGTCGTACCGAACACATCGCCCATCCGGGTCGTGACCGTCCCGAAGGAGATGCCGACCCGCAGGGCCGGCATGGTCTCGTCGTGCGACAGCGTCTCGATCAGCCGCATCGCGATCTCCGCGGCCGTCCCCGCGTCGTCCCCGGCGAAGAGCACCTCGTCCCCGAGGGTCTTGATCAGCCGACCGCCGTGCGCGGCGACCAGGTCGGCACAGGTCGTCTCGAAGGCCTCGACCAGCTCGCCCAGCTCCTCCTCCTCCAGGCGCCGGGTGAGCCGGGTGAAGCCGACGAGGTCTGCGAAGCCGACCGCGAGCCGCCGGTCGACCATCTCCTCGTCGTCCGCGGCCTGCACGACCCGGCCGGTGGCGGCGGCCAGCTGTCGGCGCCACACATAGACGAGGAACTCCTCCAGCTCCGGCAGCAGCAGTTCGACCAGGGGATAGGTGACCTCGGTGCGGGTCATCCCCGGCTCGGGCGGTTCGGTGAGGCCCTCGAGGAAGGAGTCGATCTGCCACTCCGCGAGCCGGGCCGTGGTCTGGCCGGTGGACCGCGCCACCTGGACCGCCATCGGCTCGCTCAGCAGCCCTGCCTCGACCAGGCCGGCCAGTCGGCGCAGCGCGAGCACATCGGCCTCGGTCAGGGCCTTGGCCTGGCCGATGTCCGCGAATCCCATGGCCCGCCAGAAGCGCGACGCCAGGTCCATGGAGACCCCGGCGGTCCTTGCGGCCTGAAAGGGGGTGTAGCGGCGGTCCGCGCCGAGGATCAGCTGTTCCAGCCGGATGGCCAGCGGGTCCTTGGTCGGCTCGGCCGTGTGGTCCACCTCGTGGTGCGGCGTCGGGTGGACGTCCGACGTCTGCCTCCGGCCGGAGCCGCCCCCGGAGGAGTCCGCCCCGGCGGACGCGCCCCCGCCGGAAGGCTCCATCCCTGGCCCGCTTCCGCCCGGGGAGTCCCCACCGGAAGCGTCCGCGCCGGAGGCGCTGTCGTCGACGGTCACCGGCCGCCTCCTGCCCGATCCCTGCGCACTGCCCTGCCGATCTGTCGTGCGTGCCGGTCCGCGTACGGCCGCGGGAAGCCCGGCGCGGCCTCAACGATACGGCAGGTGTGCCCTAGCTCACGTCCCGGTGGCGCGGCCCGTCCGGGGTGTCCGGCCGATCACGCCGGACGGCCGCACCCCCGGTCACCGGCCGTTCGGCCGCAGGTGGACGATGTCGCCGGCCCCGATGGGGTGGTCCTTGCCGTCGGGGGTGGTCACCACGAGCCGTCCGTCGCCGTCGATCGCGACCGCCTCGCCGATCAGGCTGCGGTCGCCGGGGAGCTCGGCGCGGACCGTGAGCCCCAGGGTCGAGCAGCCGGCCGCGTACGTCTCCTGCAGCCGCGAGGCGTGGGCGTCGCCGTTCGCCGCGCGCCAGATGCCGTACCAGTCCTCCAGCGAGCGCAGCAGCGCCCGAAGCAGGGGGTCGCGGTCGGTGGAGACGGCGTTCGCGAGGGCCAGGGAGCCCGCCCGCGGCACGGGGAGCTCGTCCGCGCGCAAGGTGACGTTGATCCCGATGCCGATGACGACGCCGTCGCCGCCCACGCGCTCGGCGAGGATGCCGCCGGCCTTCCGCTCCTCCCCGGCCACCTTCACCATCAGGTCGTTCGGCCACTTCAGCGCGAAGTCGGCCCCGGCCGCCCTGGCCAGGCCCGTCGCCGCGGCGACACCGGTCAGCAGCGGCAGCCACCCCCAGCGGTCCACGGGCACGTCGGGCTTCAGCAGTACGGAGAGGAAGAGTCCGGAGCGTGGGGGCGCGGTCCAGCTGCGGTCGAGACGGCCGCGGCCGGACGTCTGCTCCTCGGCGACGAGCACGGCCCCCTCGCCGAGCTCCGCGGCCCGGGCCGCGAGGTCGGAGTTGGTGGAGCCGGTCGCCTCGACGACGTCGAGCGAGGTCCACAGCCCGCCGGGGCGGATCAGTGCGCGGCGCAGGGCGGCGGCGTTGAGCGGTGGGCGGTCGAGATCGGACCAGCGGCCGCCTGCGGGGCCGCCGGTGAACTCGTCGGACGGACTGCCGGAGGTGTCGTGAGGCGTCATGCCGCACAGCTTGGCCCCATCCGTCCCCGTGACGCGAACCGCGGAGGCGGACCGTGTCGGGCCCTGCGCGCAAGCGCTACGGGGTGTGGCCAACGCCGCACTGCCGAACGGTATCCGCGCCGATACGCTACGAGTCAGTAGCCAGACCTCTCCTTACGTAGCCAACACCCCCGTGACCAGGCAGGGAGCCGCATCCCGATGTCCGAGCCGGCAGAGCACCAAGAGATCGACATCCACACCACCGCTGGCAAGCTCGCGGATTTCCAGCGCCGTGTCCACGAGGCGACGCACGCGGGCTCCGAACGCGCGGTCGAGAAGCAGCACGCCAAGGGCAAGCTGACTGCCCGTGAGCGGATCGAACTCCTCCTCGACGAGGGGTCGTTCGTCGAGCTGGACGAGCTCGCACGGCACCGCTCCACCAACTTCGGACTGGAGAAGACCCGCCCGTACGGCGACGGCGTCGTCACCGGCTACGGCACGGTCGACGGCCGGCCGGTGGCCGTGTTCTCGCAGGACTTCACGGTCTTCGGCGGGGCCCTGGGCGAGGTCTTCGGTCAGAAGATCATCAAGGTGATGGACTTCGCGTTGAAGACCGGCTGCCCGGTCGTCGGGATCAACGACTCCGGTGGCGCGCGCATCCAGGAGGGCGTCAGCGCGCTGGGCATGTACGGCGAGATCTTCCGCCGCAACACCCACGCGTCCGGGGTGATCCCGCAGATCTCCCTGGTCGTGGGCCCCTGTGCGGGCGGCGCCGTCTACTCGCCGGCGATCACCGACTTCACGGTGATGGTCGACCAGACCTCGCACATGTTCATCACCGGACCGGACGTCATCAAGACGGTCACCGGCGAGGACGTGGGCTTCGAGGAACTGGGCGGCGCCCGCACCCACAACACCACGTCCGGTGTCGCGCACCACATGGCCGGCGACGAGAAGGACGCGATCGAGTACGTCAAGTCGCTTCTGTCGTACCTGCCGTCGAACAACCTGTCCGAGCCGCCGTCCTTCCCGGAGGACGCCTCCCTGGAACTCACCTCGGAGGACCAGGAGCTGGACACGCTGATGCCGGACAGCGCCAACCAGCCGTACGACATGCACACGATCATCGAGCACGTGCTGGACGACGGTGAGTTCCTGGAGACGCAGGCGATGTTCGCCCCGAACATCCTCACCGGCTTCGGACGGGTCGAGGGCTTCCCCGTCGGCATCGTCGCCAACCAGCCGATGCAGTTCGCGGGCTGTCTGGACATCGACGCGAGCGAGAAGGCCGCCCGCTTCGTGCGCACCTGCGACGCGTTCAACATCCCCGTGGTCACGTTCGTCGACGTGCCCGGCTTCCTGCCGGGTGTGGACCAGGAGTACGGCGGCATCATCCGGCGCGGCGCGAAGCTGATCTACGCCTACGCCGAGGCGACCGTGCCGCTGATCACCGTGATCACGCGCAAGGCGTTCGGTGGCGCGTACGACGTGATGGGCTCCAAGCACCTGGGCGCAGACCTGAACCTGGCCTGGCCGACCGCCCAGATCGCGGTGATGGGTGCGCAGGGCGCGGTGAACATCCTGCACCGCCGCACGCTCGCCGCCGCCCCGGACGCCGAGGCCCAGGAGAAGCTGCGGGCCGAGCTGATCACGGCCTACGAGGACACGCTCCTCAACCCGTACGTCGCCGCCGAGCGCGGCTACATCGACGCCGTGATCATGCCCTCCGACACCCGCGCCCAGATCGTGAAGGGCCTGCGTCAGCTGCGGACGAAGCGGGAAAGCCTTCCCCCGAAGAAGCACGGCAACATCCCCCTGTAGATCCCCGAGGACCGCGAGGAGCAGTGATGATCAGGGTCGTACGGGGAAACCCGACCCCGGAGGAACTGGCCGCCGCCCTGGCGGTGGTCCAGGCACGCGCCGCCGCGACGGCCTCCGCGGTGTCCGGCGCGCCGCTGCCGCCCGAGGAGTGGTCGGACCCCGCCCGAATCGCCCGGGCCCGGGCGCTGCGAGTGGGACCGCGGGCGTGGACGCGGACGTACTGGCCGGGC
The genomic region above belongs to Streptomyces marianii and contains:
- a CDS encoding GGDEF domain-containing protein is translated as MGEDVRLRAVVALAQAMAAARTPRELWRGAAAAACDALRGSFAALSVWERDRGRLKVLVNAGARAPDEEEFPDGETYPVHRFPEITEFLHEQWAGGGAPRAWVETADGMAEGEHGYSHQRVDALRQRGRGCCVVAPIVLHGRAWGELYVARPAGEAVFDRDDADFATVLAQVVAAGIAQQERLEEVRRLAFTDPLTGLANRRAVDVRLDEVLERHRVDGSVVSLVVCDLNGLKRVNDTHGHAAGDRLLERFGSVLSLCGAMLPGALAARLGGDEFCLLTAGPSADDVVKVAEELCERAGELKLGEGVACGVASTGDPIGAVRSARRLFRLADAAQYRAKAARATGPVVAGRDDSVLPLADTPPPSPQDRRRFRDARH
- a CDS encoding enoyl-CoA hydratase/isomerase family protein, which gives rise to MSEISSEVGSESVSEQRFGEFVAVRRHEGGHVAELVLDRPKAMNAVSTGMAGSIAAACDALAADRSVRVAVVTSSNDRAFCVGADLKERNSFTDAELVRQRPTARAAYAGVLELPMPTIAAVHGFALGGGFELALSCDVIVADATAVVGLPEVSVGVIPGGGGTQLLPRRVGAARAAELVFTARRVEAAEARELGLVDELADDARPAALALAVRMAANSPVGLRAAKRALRLGHGLDLRAGLDVEDAAWRSVAFSGDRAEGVAAFNEKRKPEWPGE
- a CDS encoding adenylate/guanylate cyclase domain-containing protein; this translates as MTVDDSASGADASGGDSPGGSGPGMEPSGGGASAGADSSGGGSGRRQTSDVHPTPHHEVDHTAEPTKDPLAIRLEQLILGADRRYTPFQAARTAGVSMDLASRFWRAMGFADIGQAKALTEADVLALRRLAGLVEAGLLSEPMAVQVARSTGQTTARLAEWQIDSFLEGLTEPPEPGMTRTEVTYPLVELLLPELEEFLVYVWRRQLAAATGRVVQAADDEEMVDRRLAVGFADLVGFTRLTRRLEEEELGELVEAFETTCADLVAAHGGRLIKTLGDEVLFAGDDAGTAAEIAMRLIETLSHDETMPALRVGISFGTVTTRMGDVFGTTVNLASRLTSIAPKDAVLVDGAFAEELARTGDAPTSEAEAAEAAAAAEKEGEEPPSYRFALQPMWQRPVRGLGVVEPWLLTRRPA
- a CDS encoding biotin--[acetyl-CoA-carboxylase] ligase, encoding MTPHDTSGSPSDEFTGGPAGGRWSDLDRPPLNAAALRRALIRPGGLWTSLDVVEATGSTNSDLAARAAELGEGAVLVAEEQTSGRGRLDRSWTAPPRSGLFLSVLLKPDVPVDRWGWLPLLTGVAAATGLARAAGADFALKWPNDLMVKVAGEERKAGGILAERVGGDGVVIGIGINVTLRADELPVPRAGSLALANAVSTDRDPLLRALLRSLEDWYGIWRAANGDAHASRLQETYAAGCSTLGLTVRAELPGDRSLIGEAVAIDGDGRLVVTTPDGKDHPIGAGDIVHLRPNGR
- a CDS encoding acyl-CoA carboxylase subunit beta, whose translation is MSEPAEHQEIDIHTTAGKLADFQRRVHEATHAGSERAVEKQHAKGKLTARERIELLLDEGSFVELDELARHRSTNFGLEKTRPYGDGVVTGYGTVDGRPVAVFSQDFTVFGGALGEVFGQKIIKVMDFALKTGCPVVGINDSGGARIQEGVSALGMYGEIFRRNTHASGVIPQISLVVGPCAGGAVYSPAITDFTVMVDQTSHMFITGPDVIKTVTGEDVGFEELGGARTHNTTSGVAHHMAGDEKDAIEYVKSLLSYLPSNNLSEPPSFPEDASLELTSEDQELDTLMPDSANQPYDMHTIIEHVLDDGEFLETQAMFAPNILTGFGRVEGFPVGIVANQPMQFAGCLDIDASEKAARFVRTCDAFNIPVVTFVDVPGFLPGVDQEYGGIIRRGAKLIYAYAEATVPLITVITRKAFGGAYDVMGSKHLGADLNLAWPTAQIAVMGAQGAVNILHRRTLAAAPDAEAQEKLRAELITAYEDTLLNPYVAAERGYIDAVIMPSDTRAQIVKGLRQLRTKRESLPPKKHGNIPL
- a CDS encoding acyl-CoA carboxylase epsilon subunit, whose amino-acid sequence is MIRVVRGNPTPEELAAALAVVQARAAATASAVSGAPLPPEEWSDPARIARARALRVGPRAWTRTYWPG